In Egibacteraceae bacterium, a single genomic region encodes these proteins:
- a CDS encoding S-layer homology domain-containing protein — MRRTLLIAFMSAMTLSLTGTALATHVFSDVGEDHPHELGIRFAAERGVVRGFSDGTFRPNRPVTRGQVASMLLRDFTGPSYTLTPVCGTTEFFVVEHARIGSGEATVTFSVDGGPRTRIAGVPSDSAPLRFDAGSPGIVSIFVDDIAWAHAPTAERCT, encoded by the coding sequence ATGCGCAGGACCCTGCTCATCGCCTTCATGTCCGCCATGACGTTGTCGCTGACCGGCACCGCCCTCGCCACGCACGTGTTCAGCGACGTCGGCGAGGACCACCCGCACGAGCTCGGCATCCGGTTCGCGGCCGAGCGGGGCGTCGTGCGCGGCTTCTCCGACGGCACGTTCCGGCCCAACCGGCCCGTCACCCGGGGGCAGGTCGCGTCGATGCTCCTGCGGGATTTCACCGGCCCCTCGTACACCCTGACGCCCGTCTGCGGCACCACGGAGTTCTTCGTCGTGGAGCACGCCCGGATCGGCTCCGGCGAGGCGACCGTCACCTTCTCGGTCGACGGGGGTCCGAGGACCCGCATCGCCGGCGTCCCGTCCGACAGCGCGCCTCTGCGCTTCGACGCGGGCTCCCCCGGCATCGTCTCGATCTTCGTCGACGACATCGCCTGGGCGCACGCACCGACCGCTGAGCGCTGCACCTGA